The genomic window AGGTTTCGGTTATGAGGCTGGTGAGGCATCCGAACATAGTGGAGCTGAAGGAAGTCATGGCCACGAAGGGGAAGATATtcttggttatggagtatgttaaGGGAGGGGAATTGTTCAAGAAAGTGGAGAAAGGGAAGCTCAAGGAAGATGTAGCTAGAAAGTATTTTCAGCAGTTGATCTCGGCCGTTGATTTCTGCCATAGCCGCGGCGTCACTCACAGAGATCTCAAGCCGGAGAATCTGCttcttgatgagaatgaagaGCTTAAGGTCTCCGATTTTGGCCTCTCTGCTTTGCCGGAACAACGCCGTGCAGGTTCGTCAcacttttttaattattattttttttcaattattgaaAGTCTTAATTTGTTGCTACTGGTTTGGCTATATTAGGCTATGATTGAATCACAAAATTGACTATAATTAGGACATAATTTCTTTTATTGATTATAAAATTAGGTCATAATTTTACTATGGTTGTATAGTATGGAAAAGTCTTGGAGCCAttaactttattaaattctggcgAGCATGTAAGCAGCAGAGAAATTTCAccccaatctcacaccattaaaattatcattaatgatcatttgatggctacaaatcacaaaagttgctgtctCCCTATCATTCCTCTTATAGTATACCATATTTGTTGGATGAGTCTTCCAATTTTGGTATCCACGCGAAAAATCAACATAACAAAATGCATGAACTCAACTGTTTAGAATATTTGTTAGTGGAATTACTTGATACTAATTGTTGTGCAAAACATGGTGCAGATGGTATGCTGATAACACCGTGTGGAACACCTGCATATGTGGCACCAGAAGTGTTGAAGAAGAAAGGGTATGATGGATCCAAAGCAGATATATGGTCTTGTGGAGTGATTCTTTATGCTCTGGTTTGTGGCTATCTACCCTTCCAAGGCGAAAACGTGATGAGAATCTACAGAAAAGCCTTCAAGGCTCAATATGAATTCCCTGATTGGGTTCCGGAAGGAGCAAAGAACTTGATCTCAAACCTCCTTGTAGCTGATCCTGAAAAGAGGTTCTCAATTGCAGATATCATGAAGGATCCTTGGTTCCAAATCGGCTTCATGCGCCCGATTGCATTCTCCTTTAAGGAGTCTGCCATCGAGGACAATGTGGATGACTTCGATGAGGATGATAGtgataataataacaatcaagagTTTAACAAGGATGATTTGAAGCAGAGTAGTTCTGCTAAGCCTGCGCGGCCGTTTTACAATGCTTTCGAGATAATTTCCTCGCTGTCGCACGGTTTTGATCTGAGGAGTTTGTTTGAGACAAGGAAGAGGTCACCTTCAGTGTTTATATCGAAGCTTTCGGCTCAAGCAGTGGTGGGGAAGCTAGAGGCTATGGCGAAGAAATTGAATTTCAGAGTggcagggaagaagaagaaggagtttGTTGTGAGGATGGAAGGGGAGAGGGAAGGGAGGAAAGGGAGGCTGGCCATGACGGTGGAAGTGTTCGAGGTGGCGCCGGAGGTGGCGGTGGTGGAGTTCTCGAAGTCTTCTGGGGATACCTTGGAGTATATCAAATTCTGTGAGGAAGAAGTTAGGCCTTCATTGAATGACATTGTTTGGAGTTGGCAGGGAGATGGTAACAACTAATAATACTAGTCATGCCTTTGGGATTATTTTGCCTATGTTCTTCTTCCTTTTACAGTTTGTTGCAGCTATAATAATATAGTTTGATTTGCATATTAAGTAAAAGAAAAGGAAGATACTAGGAAAAAAATAATGCTGTATTTTGATTTAAGTTACAGGATTTCATTTCATTTGTGTAAAaaatttgagtttagtttctGATGATGTTTGAAGttaatactgaaaagtcatccccaacatatagctttgttcttcatttagtGGTTTTATTGTTCCGAAATTTCAAATTTCTGATCTAATTTGATGTAGAAAATGGATTCAATGATCTACAATATCTATATAATAAGGTTTAGTAGCTAATAATAGTTGAAGATGATGCAAAGAATATGTAACATTATAATTTGTAAATTGTGGAATTCAATGTTATTTCCTTAAACATCTAAAAAATCCAATAGAAGGTAAAAGGTAATTTTATAAGCAAAAGACTACATTGACAAGATAGTTTAAACatatagaaaaatatttacagCTCATCAAAATTGAATTCAAAGAAATATTTGAATCTGCTTCTTATCCTCTACAACAATATGGATATAGATGATTCGTACACAATGGGCAAATAAGGGTTTTTGCATTTTGATTATTATTACTTTAGTCTTTAGGTTGGGACACATGAAGCAAGTAGAAG from Arachis ipaensis cultivar K30076 chromosome B09, Araip1.1, whole genome shotgun sequence includes these protein-coding regions:
- the LOC107617696 gene encoding CBL-interacting serine/threonine-protein kinase 5, with product MDLKNEMEIKLSNSARTVIFEKYEMGRVLGQGNFAKVYYGRNLATNESVAIKVIKKDKLKKERLIEQIKREVSVMRLVRHPNIVELKEVMATKGKIFLVMEYVKGGELFKKVEKGKLKEDVARKYFQQLISAVDFCHSRGVTHRDLKPENLLLDENEELKVSDFGLSALPEQRRADGMLITPCGTPAYVAPEVLKKKGYDGSKADIWSCGVILYALVCGYLPFQGENVMRIYRKAFKAQYEFPDWVPEGAKNLISNLLVADPEKRFSIADIMKDPWFQIGFMRPIAFSFKESAIEDNVDDFDEDDSDNNNNQEFNKDDLKQSSSAKPARPFYNAFEIISSLSHGFDLRSLFETRKRSPSVFISKLSAQAVVGKLEAMAKKLNFRVAGKKKKEFVVRMEGEREGRKGRLAMTVEVFEVAPEVAVVEFSKSSGDTLEYIKFCEEEVRPSLNDIVWSWQGDGNN